The segment CGAGCAGGGTCTTGGCCTGGTCGACGGCTCGTTCGGCCGTGCGAATAGCGGTGACCGCAGGCCCCTGCTTTCCGGGCGGGAGTGCTGTCGCCTTGCGGCCGGCCTCGATGTTGTCCTCGGCCAGCGCGAGTCGCTCCTGTGCCATCGTGACGTTGTCGGCGATGGATTTCAGTGCCGTCTCGGAGAACTCCGAATGCAGTTGAGCGAGCAGGGTTTCCGATTGCGGAATCCTCACCGTCAAACCGATGATCGCCTGGGTCAGCTCGTCGAGATGGGCGTCGGCGTTCATCACGAGATCGCGGAAACCGTCGAATTCCTCCACTCGCGAATCGAGTTCGCGATCGGCCTGGCCACAGGAGGAGATGATCTCGACGAGCATTGCGCGCCGCTGATCGGGAGTTTCCGGAATGGCGTCGTCGAGGCGTTGACGGATCTCGAAGGCGGACGCGAGGGCCCGCTTGGCGTTGTCGTGGGCGGAGATGAACGGTGCGGCCGCAGAATCTCCGAACTCTCCACGGGCGAGGTTCAATTCCTCCTCGCTGGCGCGTACGGCATTGTCGGTCTCGACCAGAATTTCCTTGGCCCGGGTGTCGAGGACGTCGATCGGGAAGGCAGCGAGTGCGGCCGGGTCGCTCGGGTCGATCTTCGCCACGGCCTCGACCTCGGCTGCAACGCGGGCCTTCTTGCGCCGGGACGAGTAGACGACGGCTCCGCCACCGGCCACGGCCAGTGCGCCGACGCCGATCAGCAGTGGTGCCGACGAGCCGCCGCTGCCGCTCGAGGCGTACGCGTCGCCGAGTGCACCGGCTGCCGCAATGGCGGCACCGGACCAATCTTCCTCGCGCAGTGCAGGTTCGACGTCGTCGACACGGATCGAATCTTGCTCGGAGGTGGTGACCTGAGACAGTCCGGTGTTCACACCGAGGTAGTACGAACGGTCGACGGTCGCCACGGCGAGCAGAACGTCACGCTGACCGAGGTCACTTCTCGACGCAGTTTGCTCGGCCCAGTCGGCGGCCGACAGGTTGTCGAAGTCCGCGACATAGGTGACCCACAACCGGACCTGGCTGCTGCCGTACAGGTCGTCGATCGAGGTCTGCACCTCGGCGAGTGCATCGGGGTCGAGTGCCTGGACGTTGTCGGTGATCTGCGTGGCCAGCCGCGAGGGAGCCTCTGCGGATGCAACCCCCGGCGCGAGCAGGACCGCTGCGAACAGGGTCAGGGCACCCACGGCGGCGAGACGACGAAATCGATGGACCGAGCTTCGGACGGCTGACTTTCGAACGACTGTGGCGCTGCTGTGCCGCCGGTGCTGGACTGCCATGCACTGAAATCTACCGGCTGGGCGGCGAGGAGATCGAGCAGGTCGATGCGGATGCATGACAGTTGTCACCTCGCAATCGTGACG is part of the Rhodococcus sp. SBT000017 genome and harbors:
- a CDS encoding TPM domain-containing protein, which codes for MAVQHRRHSSATVVRKSAVRSSVHRFRRLAAVGALTLFAAVLLAPGVASAEAPSRLATQITDNVQALDPDALAEVQTSIDDLYGSSQVRLWVTYVADFDNLSAADWAEQTASRSDLGQRDVLLAVATVDRSYYLGVNTGLSQVTTSEQDSIRVDDVEPALREEDWSGAAIAAAGALGDAYASSGSGGSSAPLLIGVGALAVAGGGAVVYSSRRKKARVAAEVEAVAKIDPSDPAALAAFPIDVLDTRAKEILVETDNAVRASEEELNLARGEFGDSAAAPFISAHDNAKRALASAFEIRQRLDDAIPETPDQRRAMLVEIISSCGQADRELDSRVEEFDGFRDLVMNADAHLDELTQAIIGLTVRIPQSETLLAQLHSEFSETALKSIADNVTMAQERLALAEDNIEAGRKATALPPGKQGPAVTAIRTAERAVDQAKTLLDGVDHARDDIRHAIATLPDAIADVRRDIEQARGLTEHGGAELQSAMTAAQTALQGAETAQSSDPLGSYTALAEADAELEKIVDEASAEKAAEDQLRARLDRDIAAAQAQITAAADYISTRRGGVGADARTRLSEAERHLGAARQLGDENPDEALKHAHAASQLASRASQIAQADVQNWENRHGPRGGSSGGNIAGAVLGGILINSVLRGGGGGGGFGGGFGGGGGFGGGGGGGGFGGGGGRF